One stretch of Siphonobacter curvatus DNA includes these proteins:
- the vapB gene encoding type II toxin-antitoxin system VapB family antitoxin — protein MLSTTLLSEIRSLSPELQQEVEHFVQFLKAKMDRESTLNEREYGYAKGKVHLSNDFDDPLEAFEEYR, from the coding sequence ATGTTAAGTACAACCTTGTTATCCGAAATCCGATCCCTCAGTCCTGAATTACAGCAGGAGGTGGAGCACTTTGTCCAGTTTTTGAAAGCGAAAATGGACCGGGAGTCTACGCTAAACGAACGGGAGTATGGTTATGCGAAAGGTAAAGTACACCTGAGTAACGACTTTGATGACCCCCTGGAAGCGTTCGAAGAATATCGCTAA
- a CDS encoding type II toxin-antitoxin system VapC family toxin, producing the protein MDVLLDTHALLWFYGGDESLPVKLREQIKSFDNRCYLSVASLWEISIKLSLGKLELGTSLREFSISLIGIIFRLFRSNLNIY; encoded by the coding sequence ATGGACGTATTACTGGATACTCATGCTTTGCTCTGGTTTTATGGCGGTGATGAATCGTTGCCAGTAAAACTAAGAGAGCAAATCAAAAGCTTCGATAACCGATGCTATTTGAGTGTAGCGAGCCTCTGGGAAATTAGTATTAAGCTGAGTCTGGGAAAGCTTGAGTTAGGCACCAGCCTACGGGAGTTTTCGATTTCATTGATCGGAATAATTTTCAGATTATTCCGATCGAATTTGAACATTTACTGA
- the kdsA gene encoding 3-deoxy-8-phosphooctulonate synthase yields MSQKIVRVGDIECGSDELFLISGPCVIEDEKIMMTVAEKLKEISERLNIKMIYKSSFQKDNRSSLDYYSGPGLDKGIKILAKVKEQFGFPLLTDIHYPDQAAPVAEVVDVLQIPAYLCMQTMLVTAAAQTGRVVNVKHGQFLAPENMKHPVKKIEDSGNDQIILTERGYTFGYNDLVVDPRSFYHMARTNYPVVFDVTHAIRKYGIPSKDSKGGAREYLPVLARAGVAAGVDGLFVEAHTCPSEALCDAASQLDISLLEEFLKPLLELHAVEVKYRNTLKELA; encoded by the coding sequence ATGTCGCAGAAAATCGTACGGGTTGGCGATATCGAATGTGGATCGGATGAGTTGTTTCTCATCTCAGGTCCCTGCGTTATCGAAGACGAAAAAATCATGATGACCGTTGCCGAAAAACTCAAAGAGATTTCGGAACGTCTCAATATCAAGATGATTTATAAATCATCGTTTCAGAAGGATAACCGCTCGAGTCTGGATTACTACTCTGGCCCCGGTCTGGATAAAGGAATCAAGATTCTGGCGAAAGTAAAGGAACAGTTTGGTTTTCCTTTGCTGACGGACATCCACTATCCCGATCAGGCAGCTCCCGTAGCTGAAGTAGTGGACGTACTCCAAATTCCGGCCTACCTCTGTATGCAAACCATGCTGGTAACGGCAGCGGCTCAAACGGGTCGTGTTGTGAATGTCAAGCACGGTCAGTTCTTGGCTCCGGAAAACATGAAACATCCAGTGAAGAAAATCGAAGATTCCGGCAACGATCAGATCATTCTGACCGAACGCGGGTACACCTTCGGTTACAACGATCTTGTGGTCGATCCGCGTAGCTTCTACCACATGGCTCGTACCAATTATCCCGTGGTATTCGACGTAACGCACGCCATCCGGAAGTATGGTATTCCTTCGAAAGATTCCAAAGGCGGTGCTCGTGAGTACCTTCCCGTATTGGCTCGTGCCGGTGTGGCTGCGGGTGTAGACGGTCTGTTTGTGGAAGCTCATACCTGCCCCAGCGAAGCTCTGTGCGACGCGGCTAGCCAGTTGGATATTAGCCTACTGGAAGAATTCCTGAAACCCTTACTGGAACTCCACGCCGTAGAAGTGAAGTACCGGAATACGTTAAAGGAGCTGGCTTAA
- a CDS encoding iron-containing alcohol dehydrogenase family protein: MHKNFKGIEKTVYGRGSFSQLGDILAPKRTENNQYFVFIVDQYFKGKELETRIPAEAKDLVYFIDVDVHEPTTEQIDTLRDEILAKQGLPSGVVGIGGGSVMDIAKALSLMLTNEGSSTLYQGLNLVKVPGVYHVGVPTISGTGAEVSMTAVLTGPVKKLGLKCEWTVFNQVVLDPELIATVPTDWWFYTGMDTYIHCIESENGHFNNAYSHAYAEQAMKLCRDIYLGENAGQTPENDDKLMVASLMGGLSLTYSEVGVCHALSYGLSKILGTRHCYANCLIMNHLEDYYPEGVAEFKQMVKRFNVTLPQGLAKEWDDETITKMAHVSYNLPHMWLHAIGENWQEVITIDVLKDLFKRL; encoded by the coding sequence ATGCATAAGAATTTCAAAGGAATTGAAAAAACCGTTTACGGACGGGGCAGTTTCAGTCAATTGGGCGATATTCTGGCTCCCAAGCGGACCGAAAATAATCAATATTTCGTCTTCATTGTAGACCAGTACTTCAAAGGGAAGGAACTTGAAACCCGGATCCCCGCGGAAGCCAAAGATCTAGTATACTTCATCGACGTAGACGTTCACGAACCTACTACCGAGCAGATTGATACGCTGCGGGACGAAATTCTGGCGAAACAGGGTCTTCCTTCGGGTGTCGTCGGAATTGGCGGTGGTTCGGTCATGGACATTGCCAAAGCTCTGTCGCTGATGCTGACCAACGAAGGTTCTTCGACGCTGTATCAGGGTCTGAATCTGGTGAAAGTACCGGGCGTGTATCACGTCGGTGTACCGACCATTTCGGGTACCGGAGCCGAGGTTTCGATGACGGCGGTACTAACGGGACCGGTTAAAAAACTGGGTTTGAAGTGTGAGTGGACCGTATTTAACCAGGTGGTACTCGATCCCGAACTGATTGCTACGGTACCAACCGACTGGTGGTTCTATACTGGGATGGATACGTACATTCACTGTATCGAATCCGAAAATGGGCACTTCAATAACGCCTACTCACACGCCTACGCCGAGCAGGCCATGAAGCTTTGCCGGGATATTTACTTAGGCGAAAATGCCGGACAAACGCCCGAAAACGACGACAAACTGATGGTAGCTTCCCTCATGGGTGGCCTAAGTCTGACGTATTCGGAAGTAGGCGTTTGCCATGCCCTGAGTTATGGTCTGTCGAAAATTCTGGGTACGCGTCACTGCTACGCCAACTGTTTAATCATGAACCATCTGGAGGATTACTATCCCGAGGGGGTTGCCGAGTTTAAGCAGATGGTGAAACGTTTTAACGTAACTTTGCCGCAGGGACTGGCCAAGGAATGGGACGACGAAACCATTACCAAAATGGCTCACGTTTCCTACAATCTGCCCCACATGTGGCTGCACGCCATTGGTGAAAACTGGCAGGAAGTGATTACCATTGATGTACTGAAGGATTTATTCAAGCGGCTCTAG
- a CDS encoding DegT/DnrJ/EryC1/StrS family aminotransferase: MPGTELYGAEERQEINDVLETGMFFRYNHDAQRNNIWKAREFEAEVCKLVGAKYAHAVSSGSTAVQCALAAAGIGAGDEVIVPPFTYIATVEAVLIAGAIPVFAEVDETLCLSAEGIRKALTPNTKAICLVHMCGQMADMDSIMEVVKEHNLILVEDAGQAMAASYKGVSTGLWGVAGAYSYDFFKIATAAEGGVMVTNDERIYKLADSYSDHGHDHVGNNRGMEQHPVIGFNFRISELHAAIGKVQTQRVPYVREKNNEYKKYLMEKLGQVPGVSFATIPDPSGDSATFLNLLLPDTETAGKVVAELNAAGVGGFNYWYTNMYHFINQWDHLKEMRTAARLGVEKFGAPQDYANLDIPKSQEVIGRLISFGIRVTWTYAEIDTLIEKVSAAVQKVQQVEA, from the coding sequence ATGCCAGGTACCGAACTATACGGAGCAGAAGAACGCCAGGAAATTAATGATGTACTGGAAACCGGAATGTTCTTCCGTTATAACCACGATGCTCAACGCAATAACATCTGGAAAGCCCGCGAATTTGAAGCGGAGGTTTGTAAACTGGTCGGAGCCAAGTATGCTCACGCGGTATCCTCCGGTTCAACGGCCGTACAATGTGCCCTGGCTGCGGCGGGTATCGGTGCGGGTGACGAAGTAATCGTTCCCCCCTTTACGTACATCGCCACGGTGGAAGCCGTACTGATTGCCGGAGCTATTCCCGTGTTCGCTGAGGTGGATGAAACGCTGTGTTTGAGTGCAGAAGGCATCCGTAAGGCTCTGACGCCAAATACGAAAGCCATCTGTCTGGTGCACATGTGTGGTCAAATGGCCGACATGGATTCCATTATGGAAGTGGTAAAAGAGCACAACCTGATTCTGGTGGAAGACGCCGGACAAGCCATGGCCGCCAGCTACAAAGGTGTATCGACGGGCCTATGGGGTGTAGCCGGAGCCTATTCCTACGACTTCTTCAAAATCGCGACGGCCGCCGAAGGTGGCGTGATGGTCACGAACGATGAGCGAATTTATAAGCTGGCCGACAGCTACTCCGACCACGGTCACGACCACGTTGGTAACAACCGGGGGATGGAACAACATCCCGTGATTGGTTTCAACTTCCGCATTTCGGAATTACACGCCGCCATCGGAAAAGTACAAACCCAGCGGGTACCTTACGTACGCGAAAAAAATAACGAGTACAAAAAATACCTGATGGAGAAACTGGGGCAAGTGCCCGGTGTATCCTTCGCCACCATTCCAGACCCATCGGGCGATTCAGCAACGTTCCTGAACCTGCTGCTGCCCGATACGGAAACGGCGGGTAAAGTAGTGGCTGAACTGAACGCCGCGGGCGTGGGAGGCTTCAACTACTGGTATACCAATATGTACCACTTTATCAACCAGTGGGATCACCTGAAAGAAATGCGTACGGCGGCTCGTCTGGGCGTGGAGAAATTCGGTGCTCCGCAGGATTACGCAAATCTGGACATTCCCAAATCACAGGAAGTCATTGGTCGGCTGATTTCGTTCGGAATCCGCGTTACCTGGACTTACGCAGAAATCGACACGCTGATTGAAAAGGTGTCTGCAGCGGTACAAAAAGTACAGCAGGTAGAAGCCTAA
- a CDS encoding type II toxin-antitoxin system VapC family toxin — MDRNNFQIIPIEFEHLLTLQQLPLFHKDPFDRIIIAQALTEQLTVASKDRFFQDYALPMVWE; from the coding sequence ATTGATCGGAATAATTTTCAGATTATTCCGATCGAATTTGAACATTTACTGACTCTTCAACAATTGCCTCTTTTTCATAAAGATCCTTTCGATCGCATCATTATTGCTCAGGCGTTGACTGAACAGCTAACGGTAGCTTCGAAAGATCGTTTTTTCCAGGATTATGCTTTACCCATGGTTTGGGAATAA
- a CDS encoding riboflavin synthase: MFTGIIEALGTVTELTYAGTNVTFSIESPISQELKIDQSVSHNGVCLTVIAVGDGYHQVTAIDETLKKSNLGRLQAGSTVNLERCMQANGRFDGHIVQGHVDQTAVCTRVQDENGSWLFDFEYDASLGNVTVEKGSICINGISLTVFNSGVHTFRVAIIPYTYEHTTFHALAEGDTVNLEFDIVGKYVKRLLGQA, from the coding sequence ATGTTTACTGGAATCATTGAAGCGTTGGGAACGGTCACTGAACTTACTTATGCAGGTACCAACGTTACCTTCAGCATCGAGTCTCCGATTTCTCAAGAGCTGAAAATAGATCAGAGCGTTTCACACAATGGTGTTTGTCTGACGGTCATTGCTGTAGGCGATGGTTACCATCAGGTTACGGCAATTGATGAAACGTTGAAAAAGAGTAACCTGGGCCGTTTACAGGCCGGATCCACAGTCAATCTGGAGCGTTGCATGCAGGCCAACGGCCGTTTCGATGGGCACATTGTTCAGGGGCACGTCGACCAGACGGCCGTGTGTACGCGGGTGCAGGATGAAAACGGCAGCTGGCTGTTTGATTTTGAGTACGACGCTTCACTGGGGAACGTGACCGTAGAAAAGGGATCGATTTGTATCAACGGAATCAGTCTGACGGTTTTTAATTCCGGCGTTCATACGTTTCGCGTAGCCATCATTCCGTATACCTACGAACATACAACCTTTCATGCACTGGCCGAAGGTGATACGGTCAATCTGGAATTCGACATTGTGGGTAAATACGTAAAACGCCTGTTAGGTCAGGCTTAA
- a CDS encoding sugar phosphate isomerase/epimerase family protein, producing the protein MNRRNFIQASLGIGALSAVGLEALAATQAKSVGLQLYTVRDDIQKQGIERVLEQVAKLGYKQVENFSYNQGKFFGKTPAEYNKILKDNGLKAVSGHYTTGRSTKFGMGDGLTRNWEKAVEDAAAIGQKYVVLAYLVDDERSAEDYKQLFGILTKSSETAKKSGLTLGYHNHDFEFTQKVDGEKPYDLLLKNTPVVMEMDLYWVEKAGEKPAEYFAKYPGRFPLWHVKDMAKTPQQEFAEVGTGSIDFADLFKHAKQAGLKQYFVEQDVCKRPPMECIKTSIDNIQKAKWG; encoded by the coding sequence ATGAACCGTAGAAATTTTATTCAGGCATCTTTAGGAATAGGTGCTCTTTCCGCAGTCGGACTCGAAGCTCTGGCTGCTACGCAGGCGAAATCCGTTGGGTTACAACTCTATACGGTTCGCGATGATATTCAGAAGCAGGGCATTGAGCGGGTACTGGAGCAGGTAGCCAAGCTAGGGTATAAACAGGTCGAGAACTTTAGCTATAATCAGGGTAAGTTTTTCGGTAAAACGCCCGCTGAGTATAACAAAATCTTGAAGGACAATGGACTAAAAGCCGTCAGCGGACACTATACCACGGGCCGATCCACGAAGTTTGGCATGGGCGATGGTTTGACCCGCAATTGGGAAAAAGCCGTTGAAGATGCAGCGGCAATCGGACAAAAATACGTAGTATTGGCTTATCTGGTAGATGACGAACGCTCGGCGGAAGATTACAAGCAGTTATTCGGTATTCTAACAAAAAGCTCCGAAACGGCGAAAAAATCCGGGTTGACACTGGGTTACCATAACCACGATTTTGAATTCACGCAAAAAGTGGACGGCGAAAAGCCCTACGATTTATTGTTAAAAAATACGCCCGTAGTGATGGAGATGGATCTATACTGGGTGGAAAAAGCGGGCGAAAAACCCGCCGAGTATTTTGCGAAATATCCCGGTCGTTTTCCGCTCTGGCACGTCAAGGACATGGCTAAAACGCCCCAGCAGGAATTCGCGGAAGTAGGTACGGGTAGCATTGATTTCGCGGACTTATTCAAGCACGCGAAGCAAGCTGGACTCAAGCAATATTTTGTGGAACAGGATGTTTGCAAACGCCCACCCATGGAATGTATCAAAACCAGTATCGACAATATTCAAAAGGCCAAGTGGGGTTGA